A window of Raineyella sp. W15-4 contains these coding sequences:
- a CDS encoding phospho-sugar mutase: MTTPEDAGDLFAPTAAWRAEDPDPATVATLDALVEAARTGDPAALGELRSAFAGPLAFGTAGLRGPLGPGPARMNRVVVARAAVGLARYLLDTGQAGGRVLIGHDARHHSDVFARDTAGIIAGHGLDAVLLDGPIPTPVIAYGIRALGCAAAVVVTASHNPATDNGYKVYLGDGSQIIPPADADIAARIAAVSHEPVRALPRAGFRTAGPELVDRYVARAASLLSTPRAEALSATASRPLRWVYTPMHGVGLATVRRVLEAAGLPAPAVVTAQATPDPDFPTLPFPNPEEPGALDLALDLAARTDADLVVAHDPDADRCAVALPGPDGWRMLRGDELGVLLAADLLQSHPTGVYASSVVSSTLLARMCAAAGARHVTTLTGFKWIGRVPDLTFGYEEALGYCTDPAAVADKDGITTLVRVLDLAGRCADEGRTLADALDAVMRAHGLHATAQLAFRSEHPEVITAAMQRLRTAIPTTLAGEPVRATELRDGTADLPPTDAVVLAGRTTRVVVRPSGTEPKLKCYLEVWMTPDESSDLAAARTHAAARLAALGVEVTGVLGLGTESS; this comes from the coding sequence GTGACCACGCCGGAGGATGCCGGCGACCTGTTCGCCCCGACCGCGGCCTGGCGAGCGGAGGACCCCGATCCGGCGACCGTCGCGACGCTGGACGCGCTGGTCGAGGCCGCCCGCACCGGGGATCCCGCGGCGCTCGGCGAGCTCCGGTCGGCCTTCGCCGGTCCGTTGGCGTTCGGCACCGCCGGCCTGCGCGGGCCGCTCGGTCCCGGTCCGGCGCGGATGAACCGGGTCGTCGTGGCCCGGGCCGCGGTCGGCCTGGCCCGCTACCTGCTCGACACCGGGCAGGCTGGGGGCCGGGTGCTGATCGGGCACGACGCCCGGCATCACTCCGATGTCTTCGCCCGCGACACGGCGGGGATCATCGCCGGCCACGGGCTCGACGCGGTGCTGCTCGACGGGCCGATCCCCACCCCGGTCATCGCGTACGGCATCCGGGCCCTGGGGTGTGCCGCCGCGGTGGTGGTGACCGCCTCCCACAATCCGGCGACCGACAACGGCTACAAGGTCTACCTCGGGGACGGCTCCCAGATCATCCCGCCGGCCGACGCCGACATCGCCGCCCGGATCGCTGCGGTGAGTCACGAACCGGTCCGGGCCCTCCCCCGGGCCGGTTTCCGTACCGCCGGCCCGGAGCTGGTCGACCGGTACGTCGCCCGTGCCGCCTCGCTGCTCAGCACACCCCGGGCCGAGGCGCTGTCCGCGACGGCCAGCCGACCACTGCGGTGGGTCTACACCCCGATGCACGGCGTGGGTCTGGCCACCGTACGCCGGGTCCTCGAAGCGGCCGGCCTGCCGGCACCCGCGGTGGTCACCGCCCAGGCCACGCCGGACCCCGACTTCCCCACCCTTCCCTTCCCCAACCCGGAGGAGCCCGGCGCCCTCGACCTGGCCCTGGACCTGGCCGCCCGTACCGACGCCGATCTCGTCGTCGCCCACGACCCGGACGCCGACCGGTGCGCCGTCGCCCTCCCGGGACCGGACGGCTGGCGGATGCTGCGCGGAGACGAGCTCGGCGTCCTGCTCGCCGCCGACCTACTGCAGAGCCACCCGACCGGGGTGTACGCCAGTTCGGTGGTCTCCTCGACCCTGTTGGCCCGGATGTGCGCGGCGGCCGGGGCCCGCCACGTCACCACCCTGACCGGCTTCAAATGGATCGGCCGGGTCCCCGACCTCACCTTCGGCTACGAGGAGGCACTCGGCTACTGCACCGATCCGGCGGCAGTGGCCGACAAGGACGGCATCACCACCCTGGTCAGGGTGCTCGACCTCGCCGGGCGGTGCGCCGACGAGGGCCGTACGTTGGCCGACGCCCTCGACGCGGTGATGCGCGCCCACGGGCTGCACGCCACCGCGCAACTGGCCTTCCGCTCGGAGCACCCGGAGGTCATCACGGCCGCCATGCAGCGACTGCGGACAGCGATCCCGACCACACTGGCCGGTGAACCGGTGCGGGCCACCGAACTGCGGGACGGCACCGCGGATCTGCCGCCCACCGACGCCGTGGTCCTGGCGGGGCGGACGACGCGGGTGGTGGTGCGGCCGTCGGGGACCGAGCCGAAGCTGAAGTGCTACCTCGAGGTGTGGATGACCCCGGACGAGTCGAGCGACCTCGCCGCGGCCCGGACCCACGCCGCGGCCCGCCTCGCGGCGCTCGGCGTCGAGGTCACCGGCGTGCTCGGGCTGGGTACGGAGAGCTCCTGA
- a CDS encoding purine-nucleoside phosphorylase translates to MSETHRFPGTHSPTSVPPGGRAPDSPFTGTPDDLAAAAAAALRHTLGIDHADLAVVLGSGWSEGRDALGTPLASARLADLPGFRAPIVAGHGGEVVAVRTSTGAIALLFTGRTHLYEGLGVDAVVHGVRTAAAAGARLLVLTNGCGSTRPEWGPGTPVMLRDHINLTGTTPLRGPSFVSMSEAYSPRLRAVLRALRPEMPEGVYVQFHGPQYETPAEVEFARRIGGDLVGMSTALETIAAREKGLEVLGLSLVTNLAAGVSDRPLDHAEVLAAGAAAGPRLRALLADLMAVL, encoded by the coding sequence ATGAGCGAGACCCACCGGTTCCCGGGCACGCACTCCCCCACCTCAGTTCCCCCCGGCGGCAGGGCACCGGACAGTCCGTTCACCGGCACACCGGACGACCTCGCCGCCGCGGCTGCGGCCGCGCTGCGGCACACCCTCGGGATCGATCATGCCGATCTGGCCGTGGTCCTCGGCTCGGGCTGGTCGGAGGGTCGCGACGCGCTGGGCACGCCGCTGGCAAGTGCCCGGCTGGCCGATCTGCCGGGCTTCCGGGCGCCGATCGTCGCCGGACACGGTGGCGAGGTGGTGGCGGTCCGGACGTCGACGGGGGCGATCGCGCTGCTCTTCACCGGACGTACCCACCTCTACGAGGGGCTCGGCGTCGACGCTGTGGTGCACGGGGTGCGGACCGCCGCGGCGGCCGGGGCCCGGCTGCTGGTGCTCACCAACGGCTGCGGCTCCACCCGGCCGGAATGGGGCCCGGGCACCCCGGTGATGCTGCGCGACCACATCAACCTCACCGGCACCACGCCGCTGCGCGGGCCGTCGTTCGTGAGCATGTCCGAGGCCTACTCGCCGCGGTTGCGGGCTGTGCTGCGGGCGCTCCGCCCGGAGATGCCGGAGGGGGTGTACGTGCAGTTCCACGGCCCGCAGTACGAGACCCCCGCCGAGGTCGAGTTCGCCCGCCGGATCGGCGGCGACCTGGTGGGGATGTCCACCGCCCTGGAGACCATCGCCGCCCGCGAGAAGGGACTGGAGGTGCTCGGCCTGTCCTTGGTCACCAACCTCGCCGCCGGCGTCTCCGACCGGCCGCTGGACCACGCGGAGGTGCTCGCCGCGGGCGCCGCGGCCGGGCCCCGGTTGCGGGCGCTACTCGCCGACCTGATGGCGGTCCTGTGA
- a CDS encoding NAD(P)H-quinone dehydrogenase: MTKVVIIGGGPGGYEAALVGAQLGGEVTLVDSDGIGGSAVLTDCVPSKTLIATSNVMSTMEQASGQGLYSAGGGTDLTHTVFTDLGAVNTRVIHLAEAQSGDIATRLVKEGVRIVRGRGRLDGTHAVVATTEFGEERLEADVILVSTGAHPRVLPDARPDGERILDWTQVYNLTELPEHLIVVGSGVTGAEFANAYDALGVRVTLVSSRDMVLPGEDPDAARVLQDVFERRGITIISRARAVSARREGDGVVVGLEDGREVSGSHVLMAVGSIPNTADMGLEAAGVALDRRGYVTVDKVSRTSARGVYAAGDCTGVFALASVAAMQGRIAMWHALGDAVPQLRQETIASNIFTAPEIATVGVTQKDIDEGRSTADAVTMSLASNARAKMQGFTDGFVKLFCLPITGIIVGGVIVAPTASELIHAVSLAVAQRITVDDFAHAFTVYPSLSGSVAEAARRLHNHGQNATSELTN; encoded by the coding sequence GTGACCAAGGTTGTGATCATCGGTGGAGGACCAGGCGGATACGAAGCGGCCCTCGTGGGGGCCCAGCTCGGCGGGGAGGTGACCCTGGTCGACAGTGACGGCATCGGCGGATCGGCTGTCCTGACCGACTGTGTGCCCTCGAAGACGTTGATCGCGACGTCGAACGTCATGTCGACGATGGAGCAGGCCTCGGGGCAGGGGTTGTACTCGGCGGGCGGGGGCACCGACCTCACCCACACCGTGTTCACCGACCTCGGGGCGGTCAACACCCGGGTCATCCACCTCGCGGAGGCGCAGTCCGGGGACATCGCGACCCGACTGGTCAAGGAGGGCGTACGGATCGTCCGTGGCCGGGGCCGTCTCGACGGCACCCATGCGGTGGTGGCGACCACCGAGTTCGGCGAGGAACGCCTCGAGGCCGACGTCATCCTGGTCTCGACCGGCGCTCACCCGAGGGTGCTGCCCGATGCCCGCCCCGACGGGGAACGGATCCTGGACTGGACCCAGGTCTACAACCTCACCGAGCTGCCGGAGCACCTGATCGTCGTCGGTTCCGGCGTCACGGGTGCCGAGTTCGCCAACGCGTACGACGCCCTCGGTGTCCGGGTGACCCTGGTGTCCTCGCGGGACATGGTGCTGCCCGGCGAGGATCCCGATGCCGCCCGGGTGCTGCAGGATGTCTTCGAGCGTCGCGGCATCACCATTATCAGCCGCGCCCGGGCGGTCTCCGCCCGGCGGGAGGGCGACGGGGTGGTCGTCGGTCTGGAGGACGGCCGTGAGGTGTCCGGATCGCACGTCCTGATGGCGGTCGGGTCGATCCCGAACACGGCGGACATGGGCCTGGAGGCGGCCGGGGTCGCACTGGACCGGCGCGGCTACGTGACCGTGGACAAGGTGTCGCGCACCTCCGCACGGGGGGTCTACGCCGCCGGCGACTGTACGGGTGTCTTTGCTCTCGCCTCGGTCGCCGCCATGCAGGGGCGGATCGCGATGTGGCACGCGCTCGGGGACGCGGTGCCGCAGCTGCGCCAGGAGACCATCGCCTCGAACATCTTCACCGCCCCCGAGATCGCCACCGTCGGTGTCACCCAGAAGGACATCGACGAGGGCCGCTCGACGGCCGATGCTGTGACGATGTCGCTGGCGTCCAATGCCCGGGCGAAGATGCAGGGCTTCACCGACGGCTTCGTGAAGCTGTTCTGCCTGCCGATCACCGGGATCATCGTCGGTGGCGTGATCGTCGCCCCGACCGCCTCGGAGCTGATCCACGCGGTGTCCCTCGCGGTGGCGCAGCGGATCACTGTCGACGACTTCGCCCATGCGTTCACCGTCTATCCGTCGCTGTCGGGATCGGTCGCCGAGGCCGCGCGGCGGTTGCACAACCACGGCCAGAACGCCACCTCCGAGCTGACCAACTGA
- a CDS encoding acetyl/propionyl/methylcrotonyl-CoA carboxylase subunit alpha, whose amino-acid sequence MSKVLIANRGEIAVRVIRAARDEGIASVAVYADPDADALFVKLADEAYALGGATPAESYLDMGKIIDVARRSGADAVHPGYGFLAENADFAQAVIDAGLIWIGPSPRSIRDLGDKVAARHIALNVGAPLVPGTPDPVANADEVVAFAREHGLPIAIKAAFGGGGRGLKVARTLEEVPELFESATREAVTAFGRGECFVERYLDRPRHVETQCLADQHGNVVVVSTRDCSLQRRHQKLVEEAPAPFLSEDQQHRLYEASKAILREAGYVGAGTCEFLVGQDGMISFLEVNTRLQVEHPVSEEVSGLDLVREMFRVANGEELGYNDPALRGHSFEFRINAEDPGRNFMPAPGTVTEFVAPQGPGVRFDDGYRKGMTVPGSFDSLVGKLIVTGATREQALERSRRALDELVLEGMPTAIPFHRAVINDPAFTAVDGRFGVHTRWIETEFDNQIPQYVGTPGEAPEAEEKRSVVVEVNGKRLEVVLPAGLGTMSGGATATAKKPRRQKSKAAVKEASGNSVTAPMQGTVVKVAVTEGQEINEGDLVVVLEAMKMEQPINAHRTGIISGLAVEGGQSVQSGEVMCEIVDAE is encoded by the coding sequence ATCAGCAAGGTGCTCATCGCGAACCGAGGAGAGATCGCGGTCCGTGTGATCCGCGCTGCCCGCGACGAGGGCATCGCCAGCGTCGCCGTCTATGCAGATCCGGACGCCGACGCCCTGTTCGTGAAGCTCGCGGACGAGGCGTACGCCCTGGGGGGCGCCACGCCGGCCGAATCCTACCTCGACATGGGCAAGATCATCGACGTGGCCCGGCGCAGCGGGGCGGACGCCGTGCACCCTGGATACGGCTTCCTCGCCGAGAACGCAGACTTCGCCCAGGCCGTCATCGACGCCGGCCTGATCTGGATCGGCCCCTCCCCGCGGTCGATCCGAGACCTCGGTGACAAGGTCGCCGCCCGCCACATCGCTCTCAACGTCGGCGCACCGCTGGTTCCCGGTACGCCGGACCCGGTCGCGAACGCCGACGAGGTCGTCGCCTTCGCGCGTGAGCACGGCCTGCCGATCGCCATCAAGGCGGCCTTCGGCGGCGGTGGCCGTGGCCTCAAGGTCGCCCGCACCCTGGAAGAGGTGCCCGAGCTCTTCGAGTCGGCCACCCGCGAGGCGGTCACCGCCTTCGGCCGCGGCGAGTGCTTCGTCGAGCGCTACCTGGACCGGCCGCGTCACGTCGAGACCCAGTGCCTCGCCGACCAGCACGGCAACGTCGTGGTGGTCTCCACCCGTGACTGCTCGCTGCAGCGGCGCCACCAGAAGCTCGTCGAGGAGGCCCCGGCCCCCTTCCTCAGCGAGGATCAGCAGCACCGCCTCTACGAGGCCTCCAAGGCGATCCTCCGCGAGGCCGGCTACGTCGGCGCCGGCACCTGCGAGTTCCTGGTCGGCCAGGACGGGATGATCTCCTTCCTCGAGGTGAACACCCGCCTCCAGGTGGAGCACCCGGTGTCGGAGGAGGTCTCCGGCCTGGACCTCGTCCGGGAGATGTTCCGCGTCGCCAACGGCGAGGAGCTCGGCTACAACGATCCGGCGCTGCGCGGTCACTCCTTCGAGTTCCGGATCAACGCCGAGGACCCGGGCCGCAACTTCATGCCGGCCCCGGGCACCGTCACCGAGTTCGTCGCCCCGCAGGGACCGGGCGTCCGCTTCGACGACGGCTACCGCAAGGGCATGACCGTCCCCGGCTCGTTCGACTCCCTGGTCGGCAAGCTCATCGTCACCGGTGCCACCCGGGAGCAGGCGCTGGAGCGCTCCCGCCGCGCGCTGGACGAGCTGGTCCTCGAGGGCATGCCGACCGCCATCCCGTTCCACCGGGCGGTGATCAACGATCCGGCGTTCACCGCGGTCGACGGGCGATTCGGGGTGCACACCCGCTGGATCGAGACCGAGTTCGACAACCAGATCCCGCAGTACGTGGGGACCCCGGGCGAGGCCCCCGAGGCGGAGGAGAAGCGCAGCGTCGTCGTCGAGGTGAACGGCAAGCGCCTCGAGGTCGTTCTGCCGGCCGGTCTCGGCACGATGAGCGGCGGGGCGACCGCCACCGCCAAGAAGCCGCGGCGCCAGAAGTCCAAGGCGGCCGTCAAGGAGGCCTCGGGCAACTCGGTCACCGCACCGATGCAGGGCACCGTGGTCAAGGTCGCCGTGACCGAGGGTCAGGAGATCAACGAGGGCGATCTGGTCGTCGTCCTGGAGGCGATGAAGATGGAGCAGCCGATCAACGCCCACCGCACCGGCATCATCTCCGGTCTGGCCGTCGAGGGCGGGCAGAGCGTCCAGTCCGGCGAGGTGATGTGCGAGATCGTCGACGCCGAGTGA
- a CDS encoding LamB/YcsF family protein translates to MAPRSRGEEKADAVQLDLNATFGEAVRVTALQHDEAVLPYVSSINIPAGLHAGTPRVILAAIRRGLTSGLRLGAAVGYRDFLGGGDRYVDVAYEDLYAELIYQIGAVDSLAFTEQTRLSYVRPGGALARMAGRRKDHAEAILRAVEAYDPELPLVVHHLSPLLEMATGAGLPVIVEYSATSVERMRTSVGRIAADGHPEQSVSLHLDAVTAPVVVRTLRELGHTFGAPLTARRGM, encoded by the coding sequence ATGGCTCCACGATCCCGAGGCGAAGAGAAGGCAGATGCAGTGCAACTAGACCTCAATGCGACGTTCGGCGAAGCGGTCCGTGTGACGGCGCTCCAGCACGACGAGGCCGTGCTGCCGTACGTCTCGAGCATCAACATCCCGGCCGGTCTGCACGCCGGGACCCCCCGCGTCATCCTCGCCGCGATCCGCCGGGGCCTGACCTCCGGGCTGCGGCTGGGTGCCGCGGTCGGCTACCGGGACTTCCTCGGCGGTGGCGACCGGTACGTCGACGTCGCCTACGAGGACCTGTACGCCGAGCTGATCTACCAGATCGGCGCGGTCGACTCGCTCGCCTTCACCGAGCAGACCCGCCTCTCCTACGTCCGTCCCGGCGGTGCCCTGGCCCGGATGGCCGGGCGTCGCAAGGACCACGCGGAGGCCATCCTGCGCGCCGTCGAGGCGTACGACCCGGAGCTGCCGCTGGTGGTGCACCACCTCTCCCCGCTGTTGGAGATGGCGACCGGCGCCGGTCTGCCGGTGATCGTCGAGTACTCCGCGACCTCGGTGGAACGGATGCGCACCTCAGTGGGCCGGATCGCCGCCGACGGGCACCCGGAGCAGTCCGTCTCGCTTCATCTGGACGCCGTGACCGCCCCGGTGGTGGTCCGAACCCTGCGTGAACTGGGTCACACTTTCGGGGCTCCCCTCACGGCACGACGCGGGATGTGA
- a CDS encoding decaprenylphospho-beta-D-erythro-pentofuranosid-2-ulose 2-reductase: MMDATANPRTLLLLGGTSDIALAIARAYAAESPALDVVLAARPTARRAAAAAALRAEGVGVREVDFDARAAGTHAATIEQAFAGGDVDLAVVAFGVLGDAEAAWQDPEQALELAEVNYTAPVHLGVMLANRMQAQGHGRIVLLSSVAGERIRRSNFVYGSTKAGVDGFYRGLSEALRGSGVGVLVVRPGFVKSKMTADLQSAPLAVTPEQVAAEVVEGVRTQRTVIWVPKLFQLVMLVLRHIPQAIFRKLPF; this comes from the coding sequence ATGATGGACGCGACCGCGAATCCCCGCACCCTGCTGCTGCTCGGCGGCACCTCCGACATCGCCCTGGCGATCGCCCGGGCGTACGCCGCCGAGAGCCCGGCCCTGGACGTGGTGCTCGCCGCCCGGCCGACTGCCCGTCGCGCCGCCGCCGCCGCGGCGCTGCGGGCGGAGGGAGTCGGGGTCCGGGAGGTCGATTTCGACGCCCGCGCCGCCGGCACGCATGCCGCGACGATCGAGCAGGCGTTCGCCGGCGGCGACGTGGACCTGGCGGTGGTCGCCTTCGGGGTGCTGGGCGACGCGGAGGCGGCCTGGCAGGACCCCGAGCAGGCTCTGGAGCTCGCCGAGGTCAACTACACCGCACCGGTGCACCTCGGGGTGATGCTGGCGAACCGGATGCAGGCCCAGGGCCACGGCCGGATCGTGCTGCTGTCCAGCGTCGCCGGGGAGCGGATCCGCCGGTCCAACTTCGTCTACGGCTCCACGAAGGCCGGTGTCGACGGCTTCTACCGTGGCCTGTCCGAGGCGCTGCGCGGCTCCGGAGTGGGCGTGCTGGTCGTCCGGCCGGGCTTCGTGAAGTCGAAGATGACCGCCGACCTGCAGTCCGCGCCGCTGGCCGTGACCCCTGAGCAGGTCGCGGCCGAGGTGGTCGAGGGCGTCCGGACCCAGCGGACGGTGATCTGGGTGCCGAAGCTGTTCCAGCTCGTGATGCTGGTGCTGCGGCACATCCCGCAGGCGATCTTCCGCAAGCTCCCCTTCTGA
- a CDS encoding decaprenyl-phosphate phosphoribosyltransferase: protein MTSTPESGIAQQPAGAARPRPFLPAWLRAMRPKQWVKNVLVLTAPLAAGRIAEPHVLVSTVLAMVAFILVSAAIYLLNDIHDIEADRQHPKKRFRPIPAGELPIGFAWVLAAVTGLGGLALGFWISLGLGITLGTYVVVQFLYSYFLKDFPVIDLAVVASGFLLRAVAGGVASDIPLSQWFLLVASFGSMFMVAGKRYSEMRHLGPEAGTRKSLAGYTESYLKFVWELAAVAVVMSYSLWAFEQRLGGYSKMLWAGISIFPFSMAMLEYAFRIDRGEGGAPEDVVLHDRVLLALGLAWLVTICLAVFL from the coding sequence ATGACTTCGACGCCCGAATCCGGAATCGCCCAGCAGCCTGCGGGCGCCGCCCGACCCCGGCCTTTCCTCCCCGCCTGGCTGCGGGCGATGCGCCCCAAGCAGTGGGTCAAGAACGTACTCGTCCTGACGGCACCGCTGGCGGCCGGGCGGATCGCCGAACCCCATGTGCTGGTGTCCACCGTCCTGGCGATGGTGGCCTTCATCCTGGTGTCCGCCGCGATCTACCTGCTCAACGACATCCACGACATCGAGGCGGATCGCCAGCATCCGAAGAAGCGGTTCCGGCCCATCCCGGCCGGTGAGCTGCCGATCGGCTTCGCCTGGGTGCTCGCCGCTGTGACCGGCCTCGGTGGCCTGGCGCTCGGCTTCTGGATCTCCCTGGGACTGGGCATCACGCTGGGCACGTACGTCGTCGTGCAGTTCCTCTACTCCTACTTCCTCAAGGACTTCCCGGTCATCGACCTGGCGGTGGTGGCCTCCGGGTTCCTGCTGCGCGCGGTCGCCGGTGGGGTGGCGAGCGACATCCCGCTCAGCCAGTGGTTCCTGCTGGTCGCCTCGTTCGGCTCGATGTTCATGGTGGCCGGCAAGCGCTACTCCGAGATGCGTCACCTGGGCCCCGAGGCGGGCACCCGGAAGTCGCTGGCCGGCTACACCGAGAGCTACCTGAAGTTCGTCTGGGAGCTGGCCGCCGTCGCCGTCGTGATGTCGTACTCGCTGTGGGCCTTCGAGCAGCGCCTCGGCGGCTACTCGAAGATGCTGTGGGCGGGCATCTCGATCTTCCCCTTTTCCATGGCGATGCTGGAGTACGCCTTCCGTATCGATCGTGGCGAGGGCGGCGCCCCCGAGGACGTCGTCCTGCACGACCGGGTGCTCCTCGCGCTCGGTCTGGCCTGGCTGGTGACCATCTGCCTCGCCGTCTTCCTCTGA
- a CDS encoding Maf family protein, which produces MTARAIDRAGETTPRPGHRLTTGHRLVLGSASPARLSTLRAAGLDPEVIVSGVDEDGVEAASPAALAATLARLKAEAVAARLTARPPAARRPTKGPATGTTIVIGCDSVLELDGIAYGRPRSAEAARAGWRRMRGTTGILHTGHRVIVLSAGSGAPSGDHTGETGTAGTGAADTGAAETASTVEVRAATGIGSTVVHFASPTDEEIDAYVATGEPQRVAGGFTLDGLGGAFVDGVEGDPHNVVGISLPLLRGLLHGLGISWIDLWQ; this is translated from the coding sequence GTGACCGCACGCGCCATCGACCGAGCCGGGGAGACCACCCCGCGACCGGGCCATCGCCTCACCACAGGGCATCGCCTGGTCCTGGGGTCGGCCTCCCCGGCTCGGCTGTCCACCCTGCGCGCCGCCGGGCTGGACCCCGAGGTGATCGTCTCCGGCGTCGACGAGGACGGCGTCGAGGCGGCCTCACCGGCCGCGCTCGCGGCGACCCTGGCCCGGCTCAAGGCGGAGGCAGTGGCCGCCCGGCTCACGGCGCGGCCACCGGCCGCCCGGCGGCCGACCAAAGGCCCCGCGACCGGCACCACCATCGTGATCGGCTGCGACTCGGTGCTGGAGCTGGACGGCATCGCGTACGGCCGACCGCGCTCCGCGGAGGCGGCCCGCGCCGGTTGGCGGCGGATGCGCGGCACCACCGGCATCCTGCACACCGGCCACCGGGTGATCGTGCTGTCCGCCGGATCCGGCGCCCCGAGCGGCGACCACACCGGTGAGACCGGGACCGCAGGAACCGGGGCGGCGGATACCGGGGCCGCGGAGACCGCCAGCACTGTCGAGGTCCGGGCCGCGACCGGGATCGGCAGCACGGTGGTCCACTTCGCGAGCCCGACCGACGAGGAGATCGACGCGTACGTCGCGACCGGCGAGCCGCAGCGGGTGGCCGGCGGCTTCACCCTCGACGGGCTGGGCGGTGCTTTCGTCGACGGGGTGGAGGGGGACCCGCACAATGTCGTCGGCATCAGCCTGCCGCTGCTGCGCGGCCTGCTGCACGGCCTCGGAATCAGCTGGATCGATCTGTGGCAGTAG
- a CDS encoding acyl-CoA carboxylase subunit epsilon encodes MSTEVEEKKTPTVFRISCGNPSEEELAAITVVFAALAGPDATPGTGTQPRHSRYNSYWRAIRRTFATGRETWNSGIRQF; translated from the coding sequence GTGAGTACCGAGGTCGAGGAGAAGAAGACTCCGACGGTGTTCCGCATCTCCTGCGGAAACCCCTCGGAGGAGGAATTGGCTGCGATCACCGTGGTGTTCGCAGCCCTGGCCGGGCCCGATGCCACCCCGGGCACCGGCACCCAGCCCCGGCACTCCCGGTACAACTCGTACTGGCGGGCCATCCGTCGGACGTTCGCGACCGGCCGGGAGACCTGGAACTCCGGCATCCGTCAGTTCTAG